A stretch of the Arachis stenosperma cultivar V10309 chromosome 6, arast.V10309.gnm1.PFL2, whole genome shotgun sequence genome encodes the following:
- the LOC130934043 gene encoding uncharacterized protein LOC130934043, translating into MEPPFTFTTQPSRSSALPSQPLPILKGGINAITLRSGTKLQERSLEEPSPREVTQDKDVVEVEEVEEEDEVQERVEEEVAQIRDGVSMDGNILEEATPIPFPTLARKTKKQVELDPKLVEIFKKVKVTIPLFDAIRQVPKYAKFLKDLCINKEKIQDLEIFLLECSISALMGAIPEKCGDPGPCLVTCTIDEVHFVDCMCDLGACVSIFPLSVYEILKLPPLKRSAAQFALADQSIISMVGIAEDVSVSIKGLVFPIDFHILEMPPSDVGRTSSILLGKPFLKTSRFKLDTFLGIYSFEIDERAMSFSLDEAMRHPSEDHSIFRCDLIDNIVAEVHHNGCDEKSMIQSPSVGNSHECEEDTLHLQCYWMIKC; encoded by the coding sequence ATGGAACCGCCCTTTACCTTTACTACTCAACCTTCAAGATCTAGTGCACTACCTTCTCAACCTTTACCCATCCTCAAgggtggcatcaatgccatcacaTTGAGGTCTGGCACTAAATTGCAAGAAAGGAGTCTCGAGGAGCCAAGCCCAAGGGAAGTCACTCAAGACAAGGATGTGGTTGAGGTAGAAGAAGTCGAAGAGGAGGATGAGGTACAAGAGAGAGTTGAAGAAGAAGTTGCTCAAATTAGGGACGGAGTTTCTATGGATGGAAATATCTTGGAAGAGGCCACTCCAATCCCATTTCCTACATTGGCAAGGAAGACCAAGAAGCAAGTAGAGCTAGATCCTAAGTTGGTGGAGATATTCAAAAAGGTTAAGGTAACTATTCCCCTTTTTGATGCTATTCGCCAAGTCCCTAAATATGcgaagtttctaaaagatttgtgTATAAACAAGGAAAAAATCCAAGATTTAGAAATTTTTCTATTGGAATGCTCAATTTCCGCTTTGATGGGTGCTATACCGGAGAAATGTGGTGATCCCGGTCCTTGTCTAGTCACTTGCACAATAGATGAAGTACATTTTGTTGATTGCATGTGTGATCTAGGTGCTTGTGTGAGCATTTTTCCTTTATCTGTTTATGAGATATTGAAGCTTCCACCATTGAAACGGTCGGCGGCCCAGTTTGCTTTAGCGGATCAAAGCATAATTTCTATGGTTGGCATTGCGGAGGATGTTTCAGTGAGCATAAAGGGGTTGGTCTTCCCGATTGATTTCCATATTCTTGAGATGCCCCCTAGTGACGTCGGAAGGACATCATCTATCTTGCTTGGAAAGCCATTTTTGAAGACCTCCCGATTTAAATTGGATACTTTTTTGGGTATCTATTCTTTTGAGATTGATGAAAGAGCTATGAGCTTTAGTCTTGATGAAGCCATGAGGCATCCATCGGAGGACCATTCTATTTTCCGGTGTGATTTGATTGATAATATTGTGGCTGAAGTCCACCATAATGGCTGTGATGAGAAGAGTATGATTCAAAGTCCAAGTGTAGGGAACTCCCATGAATGTGAAGAGGATACCTTGCACCTCCAATGTTACTGGATGATCAAGTGCTGA